CCGGTTCACCGAACGTCGAGGGTGACCCCGACCCCGACGAAGGAACCGTCCTCGGGGTCGTCCGAGCCGACGGTGAGCTCGGCTGCTCCGAATGGGCCGTCCTCCGGTAGGCCGATCGTCGCCTCGAACTCACCCCAGGTCTCGGCCCAGTCGGCCGCCGTGGCGACCACTTCCTGCGTGAGCGTCCCGTCCGTCAACCTGGCGACGACGTTGCCCTCGAACGTCCTGGCGTATCCGTGAACGACGATCGGATACTCCGCAGGGCCCGGGAGCGGCGACAAGAGGACGAGCTCGGGCGTCACCTCCGGGGAGCCGAGCAGCGGGGCGCCGTCCTCGACGGGCCGCACGTCGACCACGAGGCGCGCCGGATCGAGCACGAGGAGGCCGCGTGCTGCGACCGCCTCCGCCATGTGGAGATCGACGGCGAGGGCACCGCCGAGTGTCCGGTAGACGAACGCCCTGGTCACGAGGGAACCTTCGAAGAGCGTGTCCGCCACGGCCGTCGTGGTCATCTCGGGCGGCAGGGCCACCGTGACGACCCCGAGCCCGGCATCGACTGCCACCTCGGAAGCGCCGAGCATGGCTGCGGGTGAGCCTCCTGCCGTCTGAAGGTCGATCACGATGCGCTCACATCCGCCGTGGGCGGCGAAGCGGATGCCGCCGACCACTGCGGCATCTCCGGTGCCCGACCCGAACGTCCCGGCGATGCCGGATGACGAGAATGGGGTGTCGCCGTCGAGGCACGGGGGCGGGCCCTCGCTCGTAGACGACGCCTGGACCACGGTGGTGTCGACCGGTGGGGTGGTGGTCGATGTCGGCTCGGGGGAGGCGGTCGTCGGAGGAGGCGTCGTCACGGTCTCCGTCGGCTCGGCGCACCCGACGAGGGCGATTGCCGCCACGACGACGATCGGGAGAGCGCGCAGCATCGGTATCGAGGATAGGCAGGGGTCCGGATTGCGCCCTTGATCAGGCTCGGTCGCGCAGCGTCACTGCCGTTCCCGAGAACGTCACGAGCAGCCGTTCCCCGACCGTGGTGTACTGCATCGACGTGCCGAGCACCGCGTGGGCACCTCGCTCGACCGCCTCCTCGACGAGTCCCTCGATCCCGAGCTCTCGGGCCCTGGCGAGTGCCGCGCCCAGCGTGCGAGCATCCGACGTGTCGTGGTCGACTGCCACCTCGGAGTTCACGACGCCGAGGTAGGTGTCGATCGCCCACACCTCGAGCTGATCGGTCGTGGCGACGATCGGGCGCCACACCGGTCGCCCCGTCTCGGCGCCGATCCACCCTTGGCGCGAAGTCGACCACTCGGCGCCCCATCGGCTACCGAGCCCGTATTCGCCACCTGCCACCGCCGGTACCGGGCCGCGGGCGCCGGTGCGCCCGGGGCGCAGGTCGACGAGGGTCGCTCGGGACGCCCGGATCGCCACCGCCAGACCGGGAGAAGGCGACGCGTCCGCCATCGGAGGCGTCACCATGTTCTCGTCGAGTCCGAGGTCGACCGTGATGATCGGCTCGTCGCTCTCCGTCTCGTCGAATGGTTCGACAGGACGCCGGCGGCTCCCGTTCCACGGATCGCCCGGGTCGTAGCGGTGGCCCACGGCCGAGATCGCCTGGCGCAGCCTGCTCCCCGGCCTGGGCGACTCGTGGTGCGGAGGGGCCACATCCCCGGTCCCCCTCTTCTTCTGCCCCTGGCTCATGCCGCTCCGTCCCGCTAGCGGTCGAGGATACTCTTCCGCCATGCGGATCAACATCATCTCGATGTTCCCCGAGTACTTCGTCTCGCCTCTCGGCGTGAGCCTCGTCGCCCGGGCGATCGAGGACGGCCGGCTCGACGTGCACCTGATCGACCTGCGCGAGCACGGCATGGGACCCCACCGCAAGCTCGACGATGCTCCGTTCGGAGGCGGGCCCGGAATGGTGATGATGGTCGAGCCCCTGGCGGCGGCACTCGATCCGCTGGCGGGCACCCAGCGGGTTCTTCTCTCGGCGGCGGGACCCCCGCTCCGCCAGGAGGCTCTCGACCGGTGGGCGGGCCTTGCCGAGCTCACCATCGTGTGCGGCCGCTACGAAGGGGTCGACGAGCGGGTCGTCGACCACCTAGTCGACGAAGAGGTCTCGATCGGCGAGTTCGTCATGCTCGGCGGCGAGGCAGGTGCGCTGGCGATCGTCGAGGGCGTCACCCGGCTACTCCCGGGGGTCGTGGGCAACCCGGACTCGATCGTCGCCGAGAGCTTCCGGTCCGGGCTGCTCGAAGAGCCGCACTACACCAGGCCTGCCGAGTTCCGGGGCTGGCGCGTGCCCGACGTGCTGCTCTCCGGAGACCACGGCAAGATCGAGGAGTGGCGACGCGCCAGGCGGGCAGAGCGCACCGCAGAGCGCAGGCCGGGGATGGCGCACGGCGGCTGAGGATCGTCCCAGCCATGGCGACGTGGGGCGGGCGGGCTTTTGGCGCAGTCGCGACCGAGGCCTATCATCCATGGCCCAGTTCAGCTCTCCAGAACCCGGAGCGGTCGTGAACACCCTGGATCACATCGAGTCCCGATACATGCGCGACGACCTGCCCGACTTCGGGCCGGGTGACACCGTGCGCGTGCACGTCAGGGTCATCGAGGGCGGCCGGGAGCGGGTCCAGCTCTACGAGGGCATCGTCATCGCACGCAGCGGCGGCGGGGTTCGAGAGACGTTCACGGTGCGCAAGCTGAGCTTCGGGGTCGGGGTCGAGCGCATCTTCCCGATCCACGCTCCGATCGTGCACAAGATCGAGGTGGCGAGGCGCGGCAACGTACGTCGCGCCAAGCTGTACTACCTGCGCGATCGTGTCGGCAAAGCCACGAGGATCAAGGAAAAGCGGGACTGACCGACCCGAACGACGCCGGGCGGCCCTCCCGGGACGCGTCCCAGCCGGAGGAAGGGCCCGGCACGGAGCCCGACCAGGAATCCGCCGACGACGAATCTCCCAGGCCCTTCTGGCGCGAGCTGCCCGTGCTCGTGCTCGTCGCCCTCGTCATCGCGGTGGTCGTCAAGACCTTCCTGTTCCAGGCCTTCTACATCCCGTCCGGGTCGATGCTCGAGACCTTGCAGATCAACGACAGGGTGATGGTGAACAAGCTGTCGTATCGATTCGGCGACGTTCACCGGGGCGACGTCGTCGTCTTCGACAGGCGCAACCGGCCGGAGGAGGGCGTGCCGGAAGCGCTCCTCCGAAACCTGCTCGAGTCCGTGGGCCTGCGGACACCCGAGGCGGACCTCATCAAACGGGTCATCGGCCTGCCGGGTGAGACGATCGAGATCCACGACAACACCGTCCACATCGACGGGGTCCCGCTCGACGAGCCGTACCTCCGACGGGGGACCCGCATGCCGGACTTCCCCGCCCAGGAAGTGCCGGACGGGACGTACTTCGTCATGGGCGACAACCGCAACTCCAGCCGGGACAGCCGCGTCGACGGGCCCGTCGCCGACGAGCACATCGTGGGTCGGGCCTTCGTCCTCGTGTGGCCGCCGAGCCGATGGGGCGGCCTCTGACGTCCACGACCGTGGTGCGATCGAGTCGGCCGGCACTCCCGAGCTATCGACCCGCCTGCGGTAACGTCCAAGGCGTCGTGACACACCCGCCCGGGACCGGAGGCCAGGAGATCGACGCCGACCCGTTCGCGCCGGCGCACGTCGCCGTTCGCGAGCTGCGTGCCGAGGCCGCCGAAAAGGCAGAGGACGAGGTCGTGAGGCGATCCTTCTGGCGAGAGCTTCCAGTTCTCGTGCTCGTCGCCCTCGTCGTCGCCATCGTCATCAAGACCTTCCTGTTCCAGGCGTTCTACATCCCGTCGTCGTCGATGGAGGACACCCTCGAAGTCAACGACAGGGTCATGGTGAACAAGCTGGCATACCGCATCGGTGACTTGAGGCGCGGCGACGTCGTCGTCTTCGACGACCCGCGCGGCTCCGACGACGGCGATGGGGGCATCATCGGCTCGCTCCTGCGCAACGTCGCCGAGTCGATAGGGCTCTCGACTCCCCGCAGCGAGTTCATCAAGCGCGTCGTCGGGTTGCCCGGCGAGTCGGTCGAGGTGCGCGACGGCGTCGTATACGTCGACGGAGAGCCCATCGACGAGCCGTATCGCAGGCAGGACTGGAGCAGGCGCGACGACTTCGGGCCGACGACGGTTCCCGACGACTCGGTGTTCGTCATGGGGGACAACCGCGATTCGAGCCAGGACAGCAGGTCGTTCGGCGCCATTCCCGTCGACTCGATCGTCGGGAGGGCGTTCGTGACCCTGTGGCCGCCTGCCCATTGGAGCGGGCTCTGAGCCGCCCGCAGGAGGCGGCGCGCCGGTCGTGTCACACCGCGGTGATAGAACACCCTCGAGGCCGGTCGGCGTCGGAGGGTCCCACCTCCGCCGGCGCCGAGCGGCCCTCCGGGGCTGCGGCGGTCGAGACTGGCGTCACCCGAACGGGCGACTACGGTATGACCGCTCGGTCGCCAAGTGCGACGAAGCGACAGGAGTGAGTGGATGGGCGAGGAAGACCTCGAACGGTACGAGACAGACGTCGAGCTGAAGATCTACAAGGAGTACCGCGACGTGCTCCCGATGTTCAAGTACGTCATCGAGACCGAGCGGCGTTTCTACCTCGCCAACGGCGTCGATGTCACCACGAAAGGCGCGGACGGTTCCGTCTACTTCGAGCTGGAGCTGGATGACGCATGGGTTTGGGACATGTACCGCCCCGCCCGCTTCGTCAAGCGGGTGAAGGTGATGACCTTTCGCGACGTCAACATCGAAGAGTTGGAGCAGGCACCCGCTCTGTGACCGCCCGCCTGGCGGTCGGCGCCTTCGGCGAAGAGGTTGCGGCGGGTTTTCTCGCCTCCCGAGGTGCGAGAGTCGTCGGGCGCAACGTTCGCCACGGCCACAGGGAAGCCGACCTCTTGGTCGAGCTCGACGGTGAGCGCGTCATCGTCGAGGTCAAGACGATGGTCTCCCGCCTCGTGGACGCCGACCCGGTCGATTGGCTCTCGGCCGAGAAGCTCGCCCACCTCGACCGGCTTCGCAACGCCTTCGGACTGCCGGTGCCGCGCCTCGACTTCGTCGGCGTCACCTTGGCGGCGGACGGGGTGACGGTCCGGTGGCTGCCCGGCATCCGCTGACACCATCCGTGTCCGCGATCGGCTGGCGTTGCGCTCGTCGTGACCGGCCGTCTCCCCGACCTCGTCAGGGCGTGCCGCGCCGGCGAAGCTCCTTGAACCAGCAGCCGCGATGCCAGTGCCTCCTGAGGTCGGGAGCCAGGTCCGGGACGACGACGAGGTGGCCGACGCCGGGCTCGATCTGTTTCTCGCAGCCGGGGCACAGGTACGTCTTGCGAGCCTGGTACGGCTGGATCGGGTGGACCGACACCGGATCGGTCAACCGAAGAAGCCCCACAGCACCAGGACGATGACGATGACGATGAAGCCGACGACGATGGCGACGTCGGCCGGGGTCTTCCTCTGGGAGCGAAAGGGATTGAAGCCCACCGCGCCGGCATGGTAGGTGGAGTGAGGCGTGGCGTCCGGGCCCGGTATCCTGCCTGCGTGGCAGACGGGATCCTGGAGATCACAGAGGAAGGCCCGATCCGCGTCGTCACGATCGCCAATCCGGGCAGCCGTAACGCCGTGCCGACGAGCGGTTGGGACGAGCTGCGGGGGGCTTTCGAGGACTTCGAGCGCTCCGACCGTCGGGTCATGGTCGTGACGGGCGCCGGGGGCGATTTCTGCTCGGGCGCCGCCCTCGACGAGTCCATGCTCGATCCCGGAGTCACGACGGCAGCCACCACCGAGTTCATGCGCCCTCCCCAGGCTGCTGCCCTGGCCCTTCACCGCATCACGAAGCCCACGGTCGCCGCCGTCGACGGCGTGGCGGCCGGGGCAGGGATGAATCTGGCGATCGGCTGTGACATCGTGCTGGCATCCGACCGTGCCCGTTTCTCGGAGATCTTCGTGAGGCGCGGTCTGACCATGGACTTCGGCGGGAGCTGGCTGCTGCCGCGCATCGTCGGGTTGGCCCGAGCCAGGGAGTTGGCCCTCACGGGACGCATGGTCGATGCGCGAGAGGCGGCTGCGATCGGGCTGGCCCTGGAGGTGGTGCCTGCCGACGGGCTTGGCGAGCGTGCTCTCGAGATCGCCCGCCAACTCGCCGACGGCGCCCCCCTCGCACAGCGGTTCCTCAAGCGAGCCCTCGATCGCTCGTCAGGGGCGACGTTCGAGCAGGCGATCGCCATGGAAGCGACCGCCCAGTCCATCCTCCTCGCCTCCGAGGACGTGCGGGAGGGCGTCGACGCCTTCCTCGGCAAGCGTCCTCCTCGCTTCCAGGGACGGTGAGCGGCGCACAAACGGCCGACTCACATACACTTGTGTGAGATGAGTTGCCCCATCGGTCGCGTCAGCAGGTCACTGTGGCTCGTCGCGATCGCCGTCTCGATGGCGGGTTTCGTAGCCGTACCGGCAGCCGCAGCGGACGAGACGTGCGACGGCAGAGCGGCGACGATCGTCGGAACGCCGGGTGACGACTTCCTCGTCGGCACGTCGGGCCGCGACGTGATCGTGGGGCTGGGAGGCGACGACACGATCCTCGGCCGGGGCGGCAAGGACGTCCTGTGCGGCAACTCGGGCAAGGACGAGCTCGACGGCGGAGGAAGCGCCGACGTCCTGATCGGCGGGGCCGGACGTGACACGCTCATCGGCGGGGCCGGTGACGACGAGCTCCGCGGAGGGGGAGCCACCGACGTCGCCGCCTTCGGGTCGGCCGCCGGCGCCGTGACCGTCGACCTGGCCGCCGGCACCGCTGCCGGCCAGGGGACGGACAGTATCGTCGGAGTCGAGAGTGTCGACGGCTCGGACTTCGACGACACCATCTCGGGAGATTCCGAAGGAAATCGCCTGCGAGGCAAGGCAGGCAACGACGACATCGTCGGACGGGGCGGACCCGACTCGCTCCAAGGCGGCACCGGGGACGACGTGCTGTCCGGTGGCGGAGGTCGAGACGGCCTCGACGGCGGGAACGGCTTCGACACCCTTCTCGGCGGCGGGAGCGCAGACGCCATCTCGGGGGGCAAGGGCAACGACACGATCAATGGCCAGGGTGGCGCCGATGTGATCGAGGGCGG
This genomic interval from Acidimicrobiia bacterium contains the following:
- a CDS encoding Gmad2 immunoglobulin-like domain-containing protein gives rise to the protein MLRALPIVVVAAIALVGCAEPTETVTTPPPTTASPEPTSTTTPPVDTTVVQASSTSEGPPPCLDGDTPFSSSGIAGTFGSGTGDAAVVGGIRFAAHGGCERIVIDLQTAGGSPAAMLGASEVAVDAGLGVVTVALPPEMTTTAVADTLFEGSLVTRAFVYRTLGGALAVDLHMAEAVAARGLLVLDPARLVVDVRPVEDGAPLLGSPEVTPELVLLSPLPGPAEYPIVVHGYARTFEGNVVARLTDGTLTQEVVATAADWAETWGEFEATIGLPEDGPFGAAELTVGSDDPEDGSFVGVGVTLDVR
- a CDS encoding heavy metal-binding domain-containing protein, encoding MSQGQKKRGTGDVAPPHHESPRPGSRLRQAISAVGHRYDPGDPWNGSRRRPVEPFDETESDEPIITVDLGLDENMVTPPMADASPSPGLAVAIRASRATLVDLRPGRTGARGPVPAVAGGEYGLGSRWGAEWSTSRQGWIGAETGRPVWRPIVATTDQLEVWAIDTYLGVVNSEVAVDHDTSDARTLGAALARARELGIEGLVEEAVERGAHAVLGTSMQYTTVGERLLVTFSGTAVTLRDRA
- the trmD gene encoding tRNA (guanosine(37)-N1)-methyltransferase TrmD, whose protein sequence is MRINIISMFPEYFVSPLGVSLVARAIEDGRLDVHLIDLREHGMGPHRKLDDAPFGGGPGMVMMVEPLAAALDPLAGTQRVLLSAAGPPLRQEALDRWAGLAELTIVCGRYEGVDERVVDHLVDEEVSIGEFVMLGGEAGALAIVEGVTRLLPGVVGNPDSIVAESFRSGLLEEPHYTRPAEFRGWRVPDVLLSGDHGKIEEWRRARRAERTAERRPGMAHGG
- the rplS gene encoding 50S ribosomal protein L19 is translated as MNTLDHIESRYMRDDLPDFGPGDTVRVHVRVIEGGRERVQLYEGIVIARSGGGVRETFTVRKLSFGVGVERIFPIHAPIVHKIEVARRGNVRRAKLYYLRDRVGKATRIKEKRD
- the lepB gene encoding signal peptidase I is translated as MPVLVLVALVIAVVVKTFLFQAFYIPSGSMLETLQINDRVMVNKLSYRFGDVHRGDVVVFDRRNRPEEGVPEALLRNLLESVGLRTPEADLIKRVIGLPGETIEIHDNTVHIDGVPLDEPYLRRGTRMPDFPAQEVPDGTYFVMGDNRNSSRDSRVDGPVADEHIVGRAFVLVWPPSRWGGL
- the lepB gene encoding signal peptidase I, whose product is MTHPPGTGGQEIDADPFAPAHVAVRELRAEAAEKAEDEVVRRSFWRELPVLVLVALVVAIVIKTFLFQAFYIPSSSMEDTLEVNDRVMVNKLAYRIGDLRRGDVVVFDDPRGSDDGDGGIIGSLLRNVAESIGLSTPRSEFIKRVVGLPGESVEVRDGVVYVDGEPIDEPYRRQDWSRRDDFGPTTVPDDSVFVMGDNRDSSQDSRSFGAIPVDSIVGRAFVTLWPPAHWSGL
- a CDS encoding DUF2469 domain-containing protein, translating into MGEEDLERYETDVELKIYKEYRDVLPMFKYVIETERRFYLANGVDVTTKGADGSVYFELELDDAWVWDMYRPARFVKRVKVMTFRDVNIEELEQAPAL
- a CDS encoding YraN family protein gives rise to the protein MTARLAVGAFGEEVAAGFLASRGARVVGRNVRHGHREADLLVELDGERVIVEVKTMVSRLVDADPVDWLSAEKLAHLDRLRNAFGLPVPRLDFVGVTLAADGVTVRWLPGIR
- a CDS encoding enoyl-CoA hydratase-related protein encodes the protein MADGILEITEEGPIRVVTIANPGSRNAVPTSGWDELRGAFEDFERSDRRVMVVTGAGGDFCSGAALDESMLDPGVTTAATTEFMRPPQAAALALHRITKPTVAAVDGVAAGAGMNLAIGCDIVLASDRARFSEIFVRRGLTMDFGGSWLLPRIVGLARARELALTGRMVDAREAAAIGLALEVVPADGLGERALEIARQLADGAPLAQRFLKRALDRSSGATFEQAIAMEATAQSILLASEDVREGVDAFLGKRPPRFQGR